From the Corythoichthys intestinalis isolate RoL2023-P3 chromosome 13, ASM3026506v1, whole genome shotgun sequence genome, one window contains:
- the LOC130927953 gene encoding oocyte zinc finger protein XlCOF6.1-like — protein MDLYRLPEGFRKYLVAERHKPDSSGFKEDVELSQIIEEEEPEPCQQKQHPIKNEEEWLPCVKKEEEEEHITRSSGEPWKSEDGPSEAGRGAEPPSSCTSSSTEGLQADIFIAPSNRSGTTSHSPYNDDSHKKSRSDDKLCKCSQCGKTFPTKQTCDVHMRRHTVEKPFSCSLKKHTRTHTGKKPFSCSVCGQRFSHKSNLKRHIRIHTGEKPFSCSVCGQRFSYKSKLKRHIRIHTGEKPFSCSVCGQEFSRKTTLKLHIRTHTGEKPFSCSVCGQRFSHNNNLKQHIRTHTGEKPFSCSVCGQTFSHKSNLKRHTSTHTGEKPFSCSVCDQRFSQQSTLKKHTRTHTGEKPFSCSVCSQRFAQKQYLKEHTRSHTGEKTFSCSVCDHRFALKGNLTKHIRTHTGEKPFSCSVCGQRFARKDRIKRHVCVGVRSSGQ, from the exons ATGGATCTGTATCGCCTGCCAGAGG gtttcagaaaatatcTTGTTGCTGAGCGGCACAAGCCAGATTCTTCTGGCTTTAAAGAGGATGTTGAGCTCTCCCAAATCATAGAGGAAGAGGAGCCAGAGCCCTGTCAACAGAAGCAACATCCAATTAAAAATGAGGAGGAATGGCTGCCATGTGTTAAaaaagaggaagaggaggaacaTATCACTCGGTCAAGTGGTGAGCCCTGGAAGAGTGAAGATGGTCCGAGTGAGGCTGGCAGAGGGGCGGAGCCTCCAAGCAGCTGCACCAGCAGTTCAACAGAAGGATTGCAGGCAGACATTTTCATCGCTCCATCAAACAGAAGTGGTACCACATCACACTCACCGTACAATGATGACAGTCATAAGAAATCTCGCAGTGACGACAAACTCTGCAAATGCTCTCAATGTGGGAAAACCTTTCCTACCAAGCAAACTTGTGATGTGCATATGAGGAGGCACACTGTCgaaaagcctttttcctgctca ttaaaaaaacacacaagaacccacactggcaaaaaacccttttcctgctcagtttgtggtcaaagattcagtcacaAGAGCAACTTAAAACGACACAtaagaatccacactggcgaaaaac ctttttcctgctcagtttgtggtcaaagattcagttaCAAGAGCAAATTAAAACGACACAtaagaatccacactggcgaaaaacctttttcctgctcagtttgtggacaAGAATTTAGTCGCAAAAccaccttaaaactacacatcagaacccacactggcgaaaaacctttttcctgctcagtttgtggtcaaagattcagtcacaACAACAACTTAAAACAacacataagaacccacactggcgaaaagcctttttcctgctcagtttgtggtcaaacatTCAGTCACAAGAGCAACTTAAAACGACACACAagtacccacactggcgaaaaacctttttcctgctcagtttgtgatcaaagattcagtcaacagagcaccttaaaaaaacacacaagaacccacactggcgaaaaacctttttcctgctcagtttgtagtCAAAGATTCGCTCAAAAGCAATACTTAAAAGAACACACAAGAagtcacactggcgaaaaaactttttcctgctcagtttgtgatcatAGATTTGCTCTAAAGGGAAATCTAACAAAACACATCAGAACCCAcaccggagaaaaacctttttcctgctcagtttgtggtcaaagattcgctcgGAAGGATCGGATAAAGAGACATGTGTGTGTTGGTGTGAGAAGCAGTGGCCAATGA